In one window of Ruminococcus albus AD2013 DNA:
- the guaB gene encoding IMP dehydrogenase — protein sequence MLDTNANSKFGKEGLTFDDVLLIPGESDCTPDMVDLHTHLTKDIVLNTPIMTSAMDTVTESKMAIAIAREGGIGIIHKNMTIAQQAEEVDKVKRSENGVIVNPFSLTADRTVEEADVLMGKYKISGVPIVDENGKLEGILTNRDLRFITDFSIKIGKVMTRENLVTAPVDTDLDGAKKILMQHKIEKLPLVDNEGHLKGLITIKDIEKAVQYPNSARDAKGRLLCGATVGMTQDILERAGALIDAQVDILALDSAHGHSKNVIECLKKLKANFPNIPVIAGNVATAEAAKALCEAGADAIKVGIGPGSICTTRVVAGIGVPQITAVYDAACAAAEYGIPVIADGGIKYSGDIVKALAAGASVVMLGSLLAGCDEAPGETEIYQGRQFKVYRGMGSMAAMAKGSKDRYFQTNSKKLVPEGVEGRVAYKGPVSDTIFQLVGGIRAGMGYCGCHTVPELGEKAKFIRITGAGLKESHPHDIYITKEAPNYSATSGM from the coding sequence ATGCTCGATACTAACGCAAACAGCAAGTTCGGAAAAGAAGGTCTCACCTTCGACGATGTTCTCCTTATCCCCGGAGAGAGCGATTGTACACCTGACATGGTGGACTTACACACCCATCTTACCAAGGACATCGTCCTTAACACACCTATCATGACCTCTGCTATGGACACTGTAACAGAGTCCAAGATGGCTATAGCTATCGCCCGTGAAGGCGGCATAGGCATAATCCACAAGAATATGACCATCGCTCAGCAGGCAGAAGAAGTTGACAAGGTAAAGCGTTCCGAGAACGGCGTTATCGTTAATCCTTTCTCCCTGACAGCTGACAGGACCGTTGAAGAAGCAGATGTGCTCATGGGCAAGTACAAGATATCTGGTGTTCCGATAGTTGATGAGAACGGCAAGCTGGAGGGTATACTCACAAACCGTGATCTGCGATTCATCACTGATTTTTCCATAAAGATCGGCAAGGTCATGACAAGAGAGAACCTTGTTACCGCTCCTGTTGATACAGACCTCGACGGTGCAAAGAAGATACTCATGCAGCATAAGATCGAAAAGCTGCCTCTCGTTGACAACGAGGGTCACCTCAAGGGTCTTATCACTATAAAGGATATCGAAAAAGCTGTACAGTATCCTAATTCTGCAAGAGATGCAAAGGGCAGACTGCTCTGCGGCGCTACTGTCGGCATGACACAGGATATTCTCGAAAGAGCAGGTGCTCTTATCGATGCACAGGTAGATATACTTGCACTGGATTCCGCTCACGGTCATTCCAAGAACGTTATCGAATGCCTGAAGAAGCTGAAAGCTAACTTCCCGAACATTCCCGTTATCGCAGGCAACGTTGCTACCGCAGAAGCTGCAAAGGCTCTGTGTGAAGCAGGCGCTGACGCTATCAAGGTCGGCATAGGTCCCGGATCTATCTGTACAACAAGAGTTGTAGCAGGTATCGGCGTTCCCCAGATAACTGCTGTATATGATGCTGCTTGTGCAGCTGCCGAGTATGGTATCCCCGTTATCGCTGACGGCGGTATCAAGTATTCAGGCGATATCGTAAAGGCACTGGCTGCAGGTGCAAGCGTTGTAATGCTTGGCTCACTGCTGGCAGGCTGCGATGAAGCTCCCGGTGAGACCGAGATCTATCAGGGCAGACAGTTCAAGGTATACAGAGGCATGGGCTCCATGGCTGCTATGGCTAAGGGTTCCAAGGACAGATATTTCCAGACCAACTCCAAGAAGCTGGTTCCCGAGGGCGTTGAGGGTCGTGTTGCTTACAAGGGTCCCGTTTCCGATACCATCTTCCAGCTGGTAGGCGGTATCAGAGCAGGTATGGGCTACTGTGGCTGTCACACTGTTCCAGAACTCGGCGAAAAGGCTAAGTTCATCCGTATAACAGGTGCAGGTCTGAAGGAGAGCCATCCTCACGATATCTACATCACCAAGGAAGCTCCCAACTACTCTGCAACCTCAGGTATGTAA
- a CDS encoding YqeG family HAD IIIA-type phosphatase, with the protein MIFFFKPTFVFDKVKDITPDFLKKHGIKGLLLDLDNTLTTHNNPVVPQSSLDWIELMKQNGVKLMIVSNNHAPRVTPFAQQLGIDFECEGAKPLTFGYSRAIKRLGLKKSEVAAVGDQIFTDIMGSNLKGIRSFFVFPIKPEESLPFRFKRACEKPFLPKLSK; encoded by the coding sequence ATGATATTTTTTTTCAAACCGACATTTGTTTTCGACAAGGTAAAGGATATTACTCCGGATTTTCTTAAAAAGCATGGTATAAAAGGGCTTCTGCTCGATCTTGACAACACGTTGACCACACACAACAATCCTGTGGTGCCGCAGTCAAGCCTTGATTGGATAGAGCTTATGAAGCAGAACGGTGTAAAGCTTATGATAGTATCCAACAACCATGCACCGAGAGTAACGCCCTTTGCTCAGCAGCTGGGTATCGACTTTGAGTGCGAGGGCGCTAAGCCCCTGACTTTCGGTTACAGCAGAGCAATAAAACGCCTGGGGCTGAAAAAAAGCGAGGTAGCCGCCGTGGGTGACCAGATATTCACGGATATAATGGGTTCAAACCTCAAGGGGATTCGCTCTTTCTTTGTATTTCCCATCAAGCCCGAAGAAAGCCTGCCTTTCAGGTTCAAGAGAGCCTGCGAGAAACCGTTTTTGCCGAAGCTGAGTAAGTAA
- a CDS encoding transglutaminase domain-containing protein produces the protein MRRSKTIAILAAALMLGSCSETPEKAENSLAEESTAETTAATAKADDTPTSDEDTTGDEEDTLYDWTPISQAYLAGDPSGLDDIQTEIYKRASYVIDEVITDGMDDYAKELAIHDFIVQNVTYDINMLGIFEDHGEHAADPYGALVDGKCICSGYTTTFNMFMDMLEIPCTSTLAAADDNEAHAWNMVQINGHWYYMDVTWDDPIPDKDGRPEQHKYFNTSKEIMADRHLWDSSSDPVCDTDEDSYAAHELLTVKSTEDIVNAMESAFNKRSMNVYIIPEDTEGWSLEKADSSEKYLTASQIGGDMLKNAQKEFSKKHGSCICQWQRIQIGDKVAAAGYMFVF, from the coding sequence ATGAGAAGAAGCAAAACGATAGCAATACTGGCGGCAGCGCTCATGCTGGGCAGTTGTTCGGAAACACCTGAAAAAGCAGAAAACAGTTTGGCAGAGGAAAGCACTGCTGAAACAACAGCAGCCACCGCCAAGGCAGATGACACTCCGACCTCCGATGAGGATACCACCGGTGATGAGGAAGACACTCTCTATGACTGGACACCGATATCACAGGCGTATCTTGCAGGCGACCCCTCCGGTCTGGATGATATACAGACAGAGATATACAAGAGGGCATCGTATGTTATCGATGAAGTTATCACCGACGGCATGGACGATTACGCCAAGGAACTTGCGATACACGATTTTATCGTGCAGAACGTTACCTATGATATAAATATGCTCGGTATATTTGAAGACCATGGTGAGCACGCAGCCGACCCCTACGGCGCACTTGTTGACGGCAAATGCATATGCAGCGGGTATACCACTACTTTCAATATGTTCATGGATATGCTGGAGATACCCTGTACTTCGACACTTGCCGCTGCTGATGATAATGAGGCACACGCATGGAACATGGTTCAGATAAACGGTCATTGGTATTATATGGATGTCACCTGGGACGACCCTATACCCGATAAAGATGGCAGACCCGAGCAGCACAAGTATTTCAATACCTCCAAGGAGATAATGGCTGACCGACATCTCTGGGACAGCAGCAGCGACCCTGTATGCGATACCGATGAGGACAGTTATGCCGCACATGAACTTTTGACAGTAAAATCCACAGAGGATATAGTAAATGCCATGGAATCTGCATTTAATAAGCGTTCCATGAATGTGTATATCATTCCCGAAGATACTGAGGGCTGGTCGCTTGAAAAAGCCGACAGCTCAGAGAAGTATCTCACTGCATCACAGATAGGCGGAGATATGCTAAAAAATGCACAGAAAGAGTTCTCAAAAAAACACGGCAGCTGCATATGCCAATGGCAGCGCATACAGATAGGCGATAAGGTAGCCGCCGCAGGATATATGTTTGTATTCTGA
- a CDS encoding ISAs1 family transposase produces the protein MNNGITEYFEDIELYEEYDGYFCSIPDIITIAILGSICGLRNIHQIHQWATNDRVSEFLKEKFGIDHVPCYYWILSLLKYVKPESLNRCFADWVYSFMPEKSKSMTISLDGKTVCSTLKMSKIESPLHIISAQVCELGLTLAQRSTDDKSNEIPAVQELLKELKIKGNIVVADALNCQKETAEIIVKQKADYLLCVKDNHPNLKKDIEDYVQDSSLRDTMQTVSRTEKNRGRVETRTAYVTTDINWLEQKKEWKNLKCIGAIHTEFATKKGTSSEWHYYLSSREMTAEQLLHHARMEWSVESMHWLLDVHFEEDWCRVENKDVQQCLNMFRKAAINLIKNFKNRNNSKAAISKLMFECLMEPLMISRVIFEN, from the coding sequence ATGAATAATGGAATAACCGAGTATTTTGAAGATATTGAATTATATGAGGAATATGACGGCTATTTTTGCAGTATCCCCGATATCATTACAATAGCAATTCTTGGAAGTATCTGTGGACTTAGAAACATTCATCAGATTCATCAATGGGCGACAAATGACAGAGTAAGCGAATTCTTAAAGGAGAAATTCGGAATCGATCATGTCCCTTGCTATTATTGGATATTGAGCCTGCTGAAATATGTCAAGCCCGAATCGCTCAACCGCTGTTTTGCGGATTGGGTCTATTCATTTATGCCCGAAAAGTCCAAAAGTATGACGATCTCTCTTGACGGGAAAACTGTTTGTTCGACACTTAAAATGAGTAAGATCGAAAGTCCTCTGCACATCATCAGCGCACAGGTATGCGAACTTGGATTGACCCTGGCACAACGCAGCACGGACGATAAAAGCAACGAGATACCTGCGGTGCAGGAGCTTCTGAAAGAACTGAAAATAAAGGGTAATATAGTTGTTGCGGATGCACTGAACTGTCAGAAAGAAACTGCTGAGATTATCGTAAAACAAAAGGCAGATTATCTGCTTTGCGTTAAGGATAATCACCCAAATTTGAAGAAAGATATCGAGGATTATGTGCAGGACAGTTCTCTCAGAGACACTATGCAAACAGTTTCAAGAACGGAGAAAAACCGTGGCAGAGTTGAAACAAGGACAGCGTATGTAACAACAGATATCAACTGGCTGGAACAGAAAAAAGAGTGGAAAAATCTGAAGTGCATAGGAGCCATTCATACTGAATTTGCAACGAAAAAAGGCACTTCGAGCGAATGGCACTATTACCTTTCAAGCCGCGAAATGACAGCGGAACAGCTCCTTCATCATGCAAGAATGGAATGGTCAGTTGAGTCAATGCACTGGCTGCTTGATGTTCATTTTGAAGAAGATTGGTGCAGAGTCGAAAACAAAGACGTTCAGCAATGCCTGAATATGTTCAGAAAAGCTGCGATAAATTTAATCAAGAACTTTAAAAATCGGAACAATTCTAAAGCCGCCATATCCAAACTTATGTTTGAATGTCTTATGGAGCCGCTGATGATTTCGAGGGTGATTTTTGAAAATTGA
- a CDS encoding DNA polymerase III subunit alpha encodes MPDFVHLHLHSEYSLLDGACRIDRLAARLKEVGQTACAVTDHGNMFAEIEFYNTMKAAGIKPILGCEVYVAQGSHEDKDHRGGKPYHLILLCENETGYRNLIKLVSLGYTEGFYSRPRIDLELLRKYHDGLICLSGCIAGELARKITNGNYKGAVETAKLYSDIFGENNYFIEIQKHRDPVEQRVMPSLIRLADETGIPLCLTNDCHYLRREDSQAQQVLMCISTATTTDDPAISFASDEFYVKSADEMAELFPALPEAMLNTVRIADRCNVEIKFGSTVLPYFGIEGVNDNAEYLRNMCREGLYRRYGEPSQEAIERMEYELSVINGMGYTDYYLIVWDFINYAKSHDIPVGPGRGSGAGSLCAYCIGITDIDPLKYDLLFERFLNPERVTMPDFDIDFCVEGRQRVIDYVVEKYGADHVAQIATFGTLGAKQALRDVARTMGEPYATGDRLAKAAPRSMALSVSVEKIPELRDMYNSDMKLRKIIDTAILIEGMPRNVSTHAAGVVITKESVDFYVPLYARDGAVSTQYTMTVLERLGLLKIDFLGLSNLTIIKHCCDEIKKTHPDFDIEHIPLDDKAVYDMLSRGETEGVFQFESGGMTATIMKLRPSGIEDLIAVLSLYRPGPMDSIPNYIRCRHDPKLVSYKHPMLKPILEVTYGCIVYQEQVMQIFRSLAGYSFARADLVRRAMSKKKADVLENERKAFIWGDDDVCGAVANGVPEKTANEIFDEMTSFASYAFNKSHAAAYATVAYRTAYLKCHFFKEYFSSLMTDAINESTEKLYGYISAVKKRGVAVLPPDINRSMSGFAGEGDSIRFGLLGIKGLGSNSIASIIRERSLGGDFVSLQDFCRRMQGRDIHTKTAEALIKAGAMDSLPLNRHEKLINCEVILGDLSRSANDRLEGQLDFFGGGTAGSSLEKPIIDAEEFSSEELLAFEHEALGMYLSAHPIDPCEPFAKAAGFTAVRTILDAGPSGEGKTADILVMVTKKRAFTTKKGDMMCFAACEDKTGEIEMVVFPKVYLATGKLISENAVLHVRGKVSVKDDEPPKIMADLVETGERFVTQALGRGICLRLDSRDKPRLEALSAAAHKYASESGTGLTVYFSDLNRRTAIKGARRIRINDRIMNELTEIVGEGNTAFG; translated from the coding sequence TTGCCCGATTTCGTTCATCTTCATCTGCACAGCGAATATTCACTGCTTGACGGCGCCTGCCGAATCGACAGGCTTGCCGCACGTCTTAAAGAAGTGGGGCAGACTGCCTGTGCAGTCACAGACCACGGCAATATGTTCGCGGAGATAGAATTCTATAATACAATGAAAGCCGCGGGGATAAAACCCATACTGGGCTGTGAGGTATACGTGGCTCAGGGCAGCCATGAGGATAAGGATCACCGTGGAGGCAAGCCCTATCATCTGATACTCCTCTGCGAGAACGAAACAGGCTACCGCAATCTGATAAAGCTGGTATCACTGGGCTACACCGAGGGCTTTTACAGCCGACCACGAATAGACCTTGAACTTTTGAGAAAGTACCACGATGGTCTGATATGCCTTTCGGGGTGCATAGCAGGAGAGCTTGCACGGAAGATAACCAACGGCAACTACAAAGGCGCTGTGGAAACTGCCAAACTCTACAGCGATATCTTCGGTGAAAATAACTATTTCATTGAGATACAGAAACACCGCGACCCTGTCGAGCAAAGGGTAATGCCCTCGCTGATACGTCTCGCTGACGAAACAGGCATACCCCTCTGCCTTACCAATGACTGCCACTATCTGAGGCGTGAGGATTCTCAGGCACAGCAGGTGCTGATGTGCATATCAACCGCCACCACCACTGATGACCCCGCAATATCTTTTGCAAGCGACGAGTTCTATGTTAAGTCAGCCGATGAGATGGCTGAACTTTTCCCCGCCCTGCCGGAAGCTATGCTGAACACCGTCCGCATTGCGGATAGGTGCAACGTTGAAATAAAATTCGGAAGCACGGTACTGCCTTACTTTGGAATTGAGGGAGTAAATGACAACGCAGAATACCTACGCAATATGTGCCGTGAGGGGCTTTACAGGCGCTACGGCGAGCCCTCACAAGAAGCCATTGAACGGATGGAATACGAGCTTTCCGTCATAAACGGCATGGGCTATACCGACTACTACCTGATAGTCTGGGATTTCATAAACTATGCCAAAAGCCACGATATCCCTGTTGGTCCCGGAAGAGGTTCGGGCGCGGGAAGCCTTTGCGCTTACTGTATCGGCATAACCGATATCGACCCGCTGAAATACGACCTGCTGTTCGAGCGTTTCCTCAACCCCGAAAGAGTCACCATGCCCGACTTTGATATCGACTTCTGCGTTGAGGGCAGACAGAGGGTCATAGATTACGTTGTTGAAAAATACGGTGCCGACCATGTTGCACAGATAGCGACCTTCGGTACGTTGGGCGCAAAACAGGCGCTCCGCGATGTTGCAAGGACTATGGGCGAGCCCTATGCCACAGGTGACAGGCTTGCAAAAGCCGCGCCGCGTTCAATGGCGCTTAGTGTTTCGGTGGAAAAGATACCCGAGCTGAGAGATATGTACAACAGCGATATGAAGCTCAGGAAAATAATCGACACCGCCATACTCATCGAGGGTATGCCAAGAAATGTATCCACCCATGCGGCAGGTGTAGTTATAACGAAAGAATCCGTTGATTTCTATGTGCCGCTGTACGCCCGCGACGGCGCTGTATCGACCCAGTACACCATGACGGTACTTGAACGGCTGGGACTTCTGAAAATAGATTTTCTTGGGCTTAGCAACCTCACGATAATAAAGCACTGCTGTGACGAGATAAAAAAGACTCACCCCGATTTTGATATCGAGCATATCCCGCTGGACGACAAAGCGGTATATGATATGCTCTCCCGCGGTGAGACTGAGGGCGTTTTCCAGTTTGAATCAGGAGGTATGACGGCTACTATCATGAAGCTTCGTCCATCCGGTATAGAAGACCTCATCGCGGTGCTTTCGCTGTACCGTCCGGGACCTATGGATTCGATACCAAACTATATCCGCTGTCGTCATGACCCAAAACTCGTGAGCTACAAGCACCCCATGCTGAAACCGATACTGGAAGTCACCTACGGCTGTATAGTTTATCAGGAACAGGTCATGCAGATATTCCGCTCGCTGGCGGGATACTCTTTCGCAAGAGCTGACCTTGTAAGGCGAGCTATGTCAAAGAAAAAGGCAGATGTGCTTGAAAACGAGCGCAAAGCTTTCATATGGGGCGATGATGATGTCTGCGGCGCGGTGGCAAACGGTGTTCCCGAAAAGACCGCCAACGAGATATTCGATGAAATGACAAGCTTTGCAAGCTACGCTTTCAACAAATCCCACGCGGCGGCTTACGCTACTGTTGCTTACAGGACGGCTTATCTGAAATGTCACTTCTTTAAGGAGTATTTTTCATCGCTGATGACAGATGCCATAAATGAAAGCACTGAGAAGCTCTACGGTTATATTTCAGCCGTTAAAAAGCGGGGTGTGGCAGTACTTCCGCCCGATATCAACAGAAGTATGAGCGGTTTCGCAGGAGAAGGCGATTCCATACGTTTCGGACTTCTGGGGATAAAGGGTCTGGGAAGCAATTCCATCGCTTCGATTATAAGGGAGAGGTCGCTGGGTGGAGACTTTGTCAGCCTGCAGGACTTCTGCCGACGTATGCAGGGCAGAGATATCCACACCAAGACAGCTGAAGCACTGATAAAAGCGGGGGCGATGGATTCTCTGCCGCTGAACAGGCATGAAAAGCTGATAAACTGCGAAGTGATACTTGGTGACCTCAGCAGGTCGGCAAATGACAGACTGGAGGGGCAGCTGGACTTTTTCGGCGGCGGTACCGCAGGAAGCAGTCTTGAGAAGCCCATCATAGATGCAGAGGAGTTTTCATCTGAAGAACTACTCGCTTTTGAGCATGAAGCGCTGGGAATGTATCTTTCAGCCCACCCCATAGACCCCTGCGAACCCTTTGCAAAAGCGGCGGGATTTACAGCAGTGAGGACTATACTTGATGCGGGACCGAGCGGCGAGGGCAAGACCGCGGATATACTCGTCATGGTGACGAAGAAACGCGCTTTTACCACTAAAAAGGGAGATATGATGTGCTTTGCCGCCTGCGAGGACAAAACAGGCGAGATAGAAATGGTTGTATTCCCGAAAGTATACCTTGCGACAGGCAAGCTGATAAGCGAGAACGCCGTTCTCCACGTAAGGGGCAAAGTCTCGGTCAAAGACGACGAGCCACCGAAGATAATGGCTGACCTTGTGGAAACGGGAGAAAGATTTGTAACACAGGCACTTGGCAGAGGGATATGTCTGCGGCTGGATTCAAGGGACAAGCCTCGGCTTGAAGCGTTAAGTGCGGCGGCACATAAATATGCCAGCGAGAGCGGCACCGGTCTGACGGTCTATTTTTCAGACCTGAACCGCCGAACCGCCATAAAGGGCGCCCGCAGGATACGCATAAACGACAGGATAATGAACGAACTCACCGAGATAGTCGGCGAGGGCAACACAGCATTCGGATAA
- the cbiB gene encoding adenosylcobinamide-phosphate synthase CbiB → MMIMNSLCALALGFSLDMILGDPNNSFYPAELVRRMVKKLEVILKNAYLDSPDAQNMAGIMLVVMTLLICMGTSLAFLLLCYKLNVIVGIIAEGLLCWMSISGKAMRRGLMGVFRALRTNNADGARRHLRNITDRDIAGMDASECAKCAVETASENAVDMLVGPMFWACLFGGPGAVFCRVVNIMDNTVGFRDKEHLHFGRVAAKLDDIVMFIPARLAAAFMRWDAAFLRLDKKNAQEIYLRDKKRSASPNSGCTMAVAAGALDIQLGGDEVRNGVLTRRQRIGDALHPVSAGDVFWVNQLVTGAGAAAMLFAAVMRVAAYILTTQLIK, encoded by the coding sequence ATGATGATAATGAATTCATTGTGTGCGCTTGCGCTTGGGTTTTCACTGGACATGATACTGGGAGACCCCAATAACAGTTTTTATCCTGCCGAGCTTGTCAGGCGCATGGTGAAAAAGCTGGAGGTAATACTTAAAAATGCGTATCTGGATTCACCCGATGCACAGAATATGGCGGGGATAATGCTGGTAGTCATGACACTGCTGATATGCATGGGCACAAGTCTGGCATTCCTTCTGCTTTGCTATAAGCTGAATGTGATAGTAGGTATCATAGCAGAGGGTCTGCTTTGCTGGATGTCTATCTCGGGCAAAGCAATGAGACGTGGGCTGATGGGCGTTTTCCGTGCACTGAGGACCAACAATGCCGATGGTGCCCGCAGACATCTCAGAAATATCACCGACCGTGATATCGCAGGTATGGACGCTTCGGAATGTGCTAAATGTGCAGTTGAAACGGCTTCGGAAAATGCGGTGGATATGCTGGTAGGTCCCATGTTCTGGGCGTGCCTTTTCGGCGGACCGGGCGCGGTGTTCTGTCGTGTAGTAAACATAATGGACAACACTGTGGGATTCAGGGACAAGGAACATCTGCACTTCGGACGTGTGGCAGCAAAGCTTGATGATATAGTAATGTTCATACCCGCAAGGCTTGCAGCAGCTTTTATGCGCTGGGACGCAGCTTTCCTCAGATTGGACAAGAAAAATGCTCAAGAGATATATCTCAGAGATAAAAAGCGTTCTGCCAGCCCCAATTCGGGCTGTACTATGGCGGTTGCCGCAGGTGCGCTGGATATACAGCTTGGCGGCGATGAAGTCAGGAACGGTGTGCTTACAAGACGTCAGCGCATAGGCGATGCACTTCATCCTGTTTCGGCAGGCGACGTTTTCTGGGTAAATCAGCTAGTCACAGGTGCAGGCGCAGCAGCTATGCTTTTTGCAGCGGTGATGCGCGTTGCGGCTTACATACTGACGACACAGCTGATAAAGTAG
- a CDS encoding putative ABC transporter permease → MLPFIQTAYLFALGSMIGWVLEFFYRKFFDPVNVERKWLNPGFLTGPYLPLYGFALLLLFWLRQIEQFIPIDDNYTRKAVLFVIMAACITALEYFTGLIFIVKLKIMLWDYTQFWGNIKGIICPMYSFFWLLLSLGYCLFLDPPITRTVDMLINNLQFTFFVGLYYGVFLIDLAISLNNMVNIAEFAREHNIIVKIDELRAQIVSFREKTLGRAHFFVPLRFSDTLHNSLERYREFREKLSVGNIRENIKGNIRENIDKIKRK, encoded by the coding sequence ATGCTGCCTTTCATACAGACCGCTTACCTGTTTGCCCTTGGCAGCATGATAGGCTGGGTGCTGGAATTTTTCTACCGAAAATTTTTCGACCCCGTTAACGTTGAGCGAAAATGGCTCAATCCGGGATTTCTGACGGGACCTTATCTCCCGCTTTATGGATTTGCACTGCTGCTTTTGTTCTGGCTGCGGCAAATAGAACAGTTTATACCTATAGACGATAACTACACAAGGAAGGCTGTGCTGTTCGTCATCATGGCAGCCTGTATAACCGCCCTGGAATACTTCACGGGACTGATATTCATTGTCAAGCTGAAGATAATGCTTTGGGATTATACGCAGTTCTGGGGCAATATAAAAGGCATAATCTGCCCGATGTACAGCTTTTTCTGGCTGCTGCTGAGTCTGGGCTACTGCTTATTCCTCGACCCGCCCATAACCCGCACGGTGGATATGCTGATAAATAACCTGCAATTCACTTTCTTCGTCGGTCTTTATTACGGCGTGTTCCTCATCGATCTGGCTATATCGCTGAATAACATGGTGAACATCGCAGAATTTGCGCGTGAACATAATATCATCGTCAAGATAGACGAACTTCGTGCACAGATAGTATCCTTCCGTGAAAAAACCTTGGGAAGAGCTCATTTCTTCGTTCCCCTGAGATTTTCCGATACACTTCATAACAGCCTTGAAAGGTACAGGGAATTCCGCGAGAAACTCAGTGTTGGAAATATCCGCGAGAATATAAAAGGCAATATCCGCGAAAACATCGACAAGATAAAGCGAAAATAA
- a CDS encoding 2'-5' RNA ligase family protein, with translation MENKALYVLAGYDSQTEEYLSGIQEKLYAQGFSGVHTKGIPMHMTLGSFPTDMEEKLKKLVTSTAESTAPFDVTFNHVGIFDGANVLFAAPDVNHDVLALKEKFGDSKNWTAHTTFLIDSPEVIYKALPAVMQEFKAFGGKVISLHMYEFFPTRHILTVGLKAIRGGQD, from the coding sequence GTGGAAAACAAAGCGCTTTATGTACTTGCGGGATATGACAGCCAAACGGAAGAGTATCTTTCAGGTATACAGGAAAAACTCTATGCACAGGGATTTTCGGGAGTGCATACAAAGGGTATACCTATGCATATGACGCTAGGGTCTTTCCCGACAGATATGGAGGAAAAACTAAAGAAGCTTGTTACATCCACAGCTGAAAGCACTGCACCTTTTGATGTGACTTTCAACCATGTCGGTATATTCGACGGAGCAAATGTGCTGTTTGCCGCGCCCGATGTAAACCATGATGTGCTTGCCCTTAAAGAAAAATTCGGTGACAGCAAAAACTGGACAGCACACACAACTTTTCTGATAGATTCACCCGAGGTAATATACAAGGCGCTCCCCGCTGTTATGCAGGAGTTTAAAGCGTTCGGCGGCAAGGTCATTTCGCTTCATATGTATGAGTTTTTCCCGACAAGGCATATACTTACAGTCGGGCTGAAAGCAATAAGAGGTGGACAAGATTGA
- a CDS encoding GNAT family N-acetyltransferase — protein MMIETKRLILREYTPDDFDALYEILSDEETMTHYPKPFDEDRVRGWIEWNIKNYAKYGFGLWALILKETGEFIGDCGITLQNIDGEELPEIGYHVHKKYWRRGLGKEAAQAVRDWAFTNTTYNTLYSYMKYTNVPSYKTAIANGMKKIKEYPDEKNKISYACAITRSEWEKLKGITT, from the coding sequence ATGATGATTGAAACTAAAAGACTTATACTCAGAGAATATACCCCCGATGACTTCGATGCGCTTTATGAGATACTCTCAGATGAGGAAACTATGACGCACTATCCCAAGCCTTTTGACGAAGACAGGGTCAGGGGCTGGATAGAGTGGAATATCAAGAACTATGCAAAGTACGGTTTCGGTCTGTGGGCGCTGATACTTAAAGAAACAGGCGAGTTCATCGGTGACTGCGGTATTACTCTACAGAATATCGACGGCGAAGAACTTCCAGAGATAGGCTACCATGTGCATAAAAAGTACTGGCGCAGAGGTCTTGGCAAAGAAGCTGCGCAGGCTGTCCGCGACTGGGCTTTTACAAACACCACATATAATACCCTTTATTCTTATATGAAATATACAAATGTTCCGTCATATAAGACTGCCATAGCAAACGGCATGAAAAAGATCAAGGAATACCCCGATGAAAAAAACAAGATATCCTACGCCTGCGCTATAACACGCAGTGAATGGGAAAAGCTGAAAGGAATTACAACATGA